One segment of Salvelinus fontinalis isolate EN_2023a chromosome 12, ASM2944872v1, whole genome shotgun sequence DNA contains the following:
- the LOC129867540 gene encoding zinc transporter ZIP3-like, translating to MELVVAKVLCLLGVFALMLAGILVPVRLMMQVDYEKAQNYRKALALCNSFGGGVFLATCFNALLPAVRNKVGEVLKLVNITTDYPLAETMMMLGFFLTVFVEQAVLTFKKEKPSFINLETFNAGVSEAGSDSEYDTPFISPTRGSPVGHHHGHHHGHLSPTELARAGPLRLASLVLALSAHSVFEGLALGLQEDGAKLGSLFLGVGIHETLAAVALGVSVAKAALPMRDAIKLGVTVSLMIPIGIGLGMGINSAQNLAGSIASVVLQGLAAGTFLFVTFFEILSRELEDKHDRLLKVLFLILGYGVLAGLMFIKW from the exons ATGGAGCTTGTAGTGGCCAAGGTCCTTTGCCTTCTGGGAGTGTTTGCCCTCATGTTGGCTGGGATTCTTGTCCCAGTGCGCCTGATGATGCAGGTGGACTATGAAAAAGCCCAAAACTACAGGAAGGCTCTTGCACTCTGCAATTCTTTTGGCGGTGGTGTATTTCTGGCCACTTGCTTCAATGCTCTTTTGCCAGCAGTAAGAAACAAG GTGGGCGAGGTCCTTAAGCTGGTGAATATAACCACAGACTACCCCCTGGCAGAGACCATGATGATGCTGGGCTTCTTCCTCACTGTCTTTGTGGAGCAGGCAGTGCTCACCTTCAAGAAGGAGAAGCCATCTTTCATCAACCTGGAGACCTTTAACGCAGGTGTCTCCGAGGCTGGGAGTGACTCCGAGTACGACACTCCATTCATTTCTCCCACCCGGGGCTCCCCTGTGGGCCACCACCATGGGCATCACCACGGACACCTCAGCCCCACTGAGCTGGCCAGAGCTGGGCCTCTGCGGCTGGCCAGCCTGGTCCTGGCTCTCTCTGCCCATTCTGTATTCGAGGGGCTGGCCCTGGGCCTGCAGGAGGACGGGGCCAAGCTGGGAAGCCTCTTCCTGGGGGTGGGCATCCACGAGACCCTGGCCGCCGTGGCTCTGGGGGTGAGTGTGGCCAAAGCTGCTTTGCCCATGAGGGATGCCATCAAACTGGGTGTGACGGTCAGCCTCATGATCCCCATTGGCATTGGACTGGGCATGGGCATCAATAGTGCCCAGAACCTGGCAGGTAGTATTGCCTCTGTGGTGCTCCAAGGCCTGGCTGCTGGTACTTTCCTCTTTGTCACCTTCTTTGAGATCCTGTCTCGGGAGCTGGAGGATAAACATGACAGACTGTTAAAGGTGCTCTTTCTCATACTGGGCTATGGGGTACTAGCAGGCCTAATGTTCATCAAGTGGTGA
- the LOC129867538 gene encoding excitatory amino acid transporter 5-like isoform X2, producing MEELLLPTEGEETRSNNSSYSPRGETMYQRVNRFLHGAFVDDVKQWLRGYLKRNGLLTLSVFAVLTGCVLGAVLRGSHLSTQAKIYFSFPGELLMRMLKMLILPLITSSLMSGLSSMEPKACCRVGVLTVTYYLWTTFIAVVVGILLVIIIKPGVGTEMDSIRLGGGPVMTSADALLDLIRNMVPSNLIEATFQQYKTDLVPILKVSRVIVQPNFVYDIPDESDPSGRTVFLELTPPPEIHYKTRPGNSQQMNVLGIVIFSATMGLLLGKMGERGAPLVNVCQCVNECVMKITNTAVWYFPFGIIFLVAGKILDMQDPSNLGKKLGWYTITVLTGLFVHGLILLPFFYLVLTQKNPFTYIRGLLQALVIALATSSSITATAASIGAAGIPQAGLVTMVIVLTSVGLPPDDITLIVAIDWVLDRFRTMINVLGDALAAGIIGHLCRKDFPRGGTGKSQPSYGTQNKHNLHDMQNGMPLTELPLQKQDCCYEVMEDTVNESPTIYYNICQV from the exons ATGGAGGAGCTACTACTGCCCACTGAAGGCGAGGAGACGCGCTCCAACAATAGCTCGTATTCTCCAAGAGGAGAAACCATGTACCAACGTGTCAATAGATTTCTCCATGGGGCTTTTGTTGATGACGTGAAACAGTGGTTAAGGGGCTACCTGAAGCGCAACGGCTTGCTGACGCTCTCGGTTTTTGCCGTGTTGACGGGCTGTGTCCTGGGGGCTGTGTTAAGAGGGAGCCATCTCTCTACCCAG GCTAAGATATATTTCTCGTTCCCTGGAGAGCTTCTCATGAGAATGCTCAAAATGCTTATCCTCCCCCTCATCACATCCAG TTTAATGTCAGGCCTGTCGTCCATGGAGCCCAAAGCCTGTTGTCGTGTGGGTGTTCTCACTGTGACCTACTACCTGTGGACCACCTTCATTGCGGTGGTGGTGGGTATCCTGCTGGTGATCATCATCAAGCCTGGGGTGGGCACTGAGATGGACAGCATCAGGCTAGGAGGAGGGCCCGTCATGACTTCTGCTGATGCCTTGCTAGATCTCATCAG GAATATGGTTCCTTCCAATCTTATTGAGGCAACATTTCAGCAG TACAAAACAGATCTGGTTCCTATCCTGAAAGTCTCCAGGGTCATAGTGCAGCCCAACTTTGTGTACGACATACCTGATGAAAGTGACCCCAGTGGTCGGACAGTGTTCCTGGAGCTCACTCCACCCCCTGAGATCCACTACAAGACCAGACCTGGCAACAGCCAACAGATGAATGTGCTGGGGATCGTCATCTTCTCTGCCACTATGG GGCTGTTGCTGGGGAAAATGGGCGAGAGAGGAGCACCACTAGTCAACGTGTGTCAGTGCGTTAACGAATGTGTCATGAAAATCACCAACACTGCTGTTTG GTATTTTCCATTTGGGATCATATTCCTCGTAGCTGGAAAAATCCTTGACATGCAGGACCCATCTAATCTTGGGAAGAAGCTGGGCTGGTACACCATCACTGTTCTGACCGGGCTGTTTGTTCACggcctcatcctcctccccttcttctaTCTTGTCCTGACTCAGAAAAACCCCTTCACTTACATCAGAGGCCTGCTACAAGCCTTGGTCATAGCACTGGCCACCTCCTCAAG TATAACAGCTACAGCTGCCAGCATAGGTGCTGCTGGGATTCCCCAGGCCGGCCTCGTTACCATGGTCATTGTCCTGACGTCAGTGGGTCTGCCGCCTGATGACATCACCCTCATTGTGGCCATCGACTGGGTGCT GGACCGTTTCCGAACCATGATCAATGTGCTTGGAGACGCTCTGGCAGCAGGAATCATCGGCCACTTATGTCGGAAAGACTTTCCTCGCGGTGGTACTGGCAAG TCCCAGCCTTCATACGGCACACAGAACAAACACAACTTGCACGACATGCAGAATGGCATGCCACTGACCGAGTTGCCTTTGCAAAAGCAAGACTGCTGTTATGAGGTGATGGAAGACACAGTCAACGAGAGCCCCACTATATACTACAACATCTGTCAAGTTTAA
- the LOC129867538 gene encoding excitatory amino acid transporter 5-like isoform X1: protein MEELLLPTEGEETRSNNSSYSPRGETMYQRVNRFLHGAFVDDVKQWLRGYLKRNGLLTLSVFAVLTGCVLGAVLRGSHLSTQAKIYFSFPGELLMRMLKMLILPLITSSLMSGLSSMEPKACCRVGVLTVTYYLWTTFIAVVVGILLVIIIKPGVGTEMDSIRLGGGPVMTSADALLDLIRNMVPSNLIEATFQQYKTDLVPILKVSRVIVQPNFVYDIPDESDPSGRTVFLELTPPPEIHYKTRPGNSQQMNVLGIVIFSATMGLLLGKMGERGAPLVNVCQCVNECVMKITNTAVWYFPFGIIFLVAGKILDMQDPSNLGKKLGWYTITVLTGLFVHGLILLPFFYLVLTQKNPFTYIRGLLQALVIALATSSSSATLPITMKCLLENCNVDRQIARFVLPVGATINMDGTALYEAVAAIFIAQVNDYELDFGQLVTISITATAASIGAAGIPQAGLVTMVIVLTSVGLPPDDITLIVAIDWVLDRFRTMINVLGDALAAGIIGHLCRKDFPRGGTGKSQPSYGTQNKHNLHDMQNGMPLTELPLQKQDCCYEVMEDTVNESPTIYYNICQV, encoded by the exons ATGGAGGAGCTACTACTGCCCACTGAAGGCGAGGAGACGCGCTCCAACAATAGCTCGTATTCTCCAAGAGGAGAAACCATGTACCAACGTGTCAATAGATTTCTCCATGGGGCTTTTGTTGATGACGTGAAACAGTGGTTAAGGGGCTACCTGAAGCGCAACGGCTTGCTGACGCTCTCGGTTTTTGCCGTGTTGACGGGCTGTGTCCTGGGGGCTGTGTTAAGAGGGAGCCATCTCTCTACCCAG GCTAAGATATATTTCTCGTTCCCTGGAGAGCTTCTCATGAGAATGCTCAAAATGCTTATCCTCCCCCTCATCACATCCAG TTTAATGTCAGGCCTGTCGTCCATGGAGCCCAAAGCCTGTTGTCGTGTGGGTGTTCTCACTGTGACCTACTACCTGTGGACCACCTTCATTGCGGTGGTGGTGGGTATCCTGCTGGTGATCATCATCAAGCCTGGGGTGGGCACTGAGATGGACAGCATCAGGCTAGGAGGAGGGCCCGTCATGACTTCTGCTGATGCCTTGCTAGATCTCATCAG GAATATGGTTCCTTCCAATCTTATTGAGGCAACATTTCAGCAG TACAAAACAGATCTGGTTCCTATCCTGAAAGTCTCCAGGGTCATAGTGCAGCCCAACTTTGTGTACGACATACCTGATGAAAGTGACCCCAGTGGTCGGACAGTGTTCCTGGAGCTCACTCCACCCCCTGAGATCCACTACAAGACCAGACCTGGCAACAGCCAACAGATGAATGTGCTGGGGATCGTCATCTTCTCTGCCACTATGG GGCTGTTGCTGGGGAAAATGGGCGAGAGAGGAGCACCACTAGTCAACGTGTGTCAGTGCGTTAACGAATGTGTCATGAAAATCACCAACACTGCTGTTTG GTATTTTCCATTTGGGATCATATTCCTCGTAGCTGGAAAAATCCTTGACATGCAGGACCCATCTAATCTTGGGAAGAAGCTGGGCTGGTACACCATCACTGTTCTGACCGGGCTGTTTGTTCACggcctcatcctcctccccttcttctaTCTTGTCCTGACTCAGAAAAACCCCTTCACTTACATCAGAGGCCTGCTACAAGCCTTGGTCATAGCACTGGCCACCTCCTCAAG ttctGCCACTCTACCCATCACTATGAAGTGCTTGCTGGAGAACTGCAATGTGGATCGGCAGATAGCACGCTTTGTGCTGCCTGTGGGGGCCACCATTAACATGGACGGAACGGCTCTTTATGAGGCCGTGGCGGCCATCTTTATCGCCCAGGTCAACGATTATGAGCTGGACTTTGGCCAGCTGGTCACCATTAG TATAACAGCTACAGCTGCCAGCATAGGTGCTGCTGGGATTCCCCAGGCCGGCCTCGTTACCATGGTCATTGTCCTGACGTCAGTGGGTCTGCCGCCTGATGACATCACCCTCATTGTGGCCATCGACTGGGTGCT GGACCGTTTCCGAACCATGATCAATGTGCTTGGAGACGCTCTGGCAGCAGGAATCATCGGCCACTTATGTCGGAAAGACTTTCCTCGCGGTGGTACTGGCAAG TCCCAGCCTTCATACGGCACACAGAACAAACACAACTTGCACGACATGCAGAATGGCATGCCACTGACCGAGTTGCCTTTGCAAAAGCAAGACTGCTGTTATGAGGTGATGGAAGACACAGTCAACGAGAGCCCCACTATATACTACAACATCTGTCAAGTTTAA